The Haloplanus salinarum genome includes a region encoding these proteins:
- a CDS encoding DUF420 domain-containing protein — MQLDARNRVPALTAVLTAASLALVFGAVLGAIPRGAVPRAPEAVLTAIPHVNAAVSAVAVVTIAAGIAFARRGEFDRHRAMMLTSAALFAVFLVLYLYKVTLVGPAEFPGPDAVRRWVYLPLLAVHILLAIVCIPLLYYVLLLGTTRPVAALADTAHARVGRVAAALWLLSFVLGNVVYGLLYLRY, encoded by the coding sequence ATGCAGCTCGACGCACGGAACCGCGTGCCGGCACTCACCGCCGTCCTCACCGCCGCGTCGCTCGCTCTGGTGTTCGGCGCGGTGCTCGGCGCGATTCCCCGCGGCGCCGTTCCGCGCGCGCCCGAGGCGGTTCTGACCGCCATCCCCCACGTCAACGCCGCCGTCAGCGCCGTCGCCGTAGTCACCATCGCCGCGGGCATCGCCTTCGCCCGCCGCGGCGAGTTCGACAGACACCGCGCGATGATGCTTACCTCGGCCGCCCTCTTCGCCGTCTTCCTCGTGCTCTACCTCTACAAGGTGACACTCGTTGGGCCCGCGGAGTTCCCCGGCCCCGACGCCGTCCGCCGCTGGGTGTATCTCCCCCTCCTCGCGGTCCACATCCTCCTCGCCATCGTCTGTATCCCCCTCCTTTATTACGTGCTCCTGCTCGGGACGACACGTCCGGTCGCGGCGCTCGCCGACACCGCCCACGCCCGCGTCGGACGGGTGGCCGCGGCGCTCTGGCTGCTCTCTTTTGTCCTCGGCAACGTCGTCTACGGCCTGCTCTATCTCCGCTACTGA
- a CDS encoding halocyanin domain-containing protein, which yields MSEERDARLGRRRLLQASAGAVGAGLLGVGATGTAAGQSGPFDGWMSDVSNYEGVVDQTGSGEVTVEVGVEANNGAFGFGPAAIQVDTGTTVVWEWTGQGGQHNVVAEEGGDFESELSAEAGFTFEQTFDSEGVVKYFCTPHRALGMKGVVVVGDVDTGAEVISGGGGDGGGGGGDGGGGDGGGGGNSGSEGSGSGGDGGSAASQVMSLAIGGSLVAAFLSPIVFGLILMLRDAGGSRSDDASAEHGEPSHED from the coding sequence ATGAGCGAGGAACGCGACGCTCGGCTGGGACGGCGGCGGCTGTTGCAGGCGAGCGCCGGGGCCGTGGGTGCCGGGCTACTCGGTGTGGGAGCGACCGGGACCGCCGCGGGCCAGTCAGGCCCGTTCGACGGATGGATGAGTGACGTGAGCAACTACGAGGGCGTCGTCGACCAAACGGGGTCGGGCGAGGTGACCGTCGAGGTGGGCGTCGAGGCCAACAACGGCGCGTTCGGGTTCGGTCCGGCGGCCATCCAGGTCGACACCGGGACCACCGTCGTCTGGGAGTGGACCGGCCAGGGCGGACAGCACAACGTCGTCGCGGAGGAGGGCGGCGACTTCGAGAGCGAGCTCTCCGCCGAAGCCGGCTTCACTTTCGAACAGACCTTCGACTCCGAAGGCGTCGTCAAGTACTTCTGTACGCCCCACCGGGCGCTCGGCATGAAGGGCGTCGTCGTCGTCGGCGACGTCGACACCGGCGCGGAGGTCATCAGCGGCGGTGGCGGCGACGGCGGTGGCGGCGGTGGCGACGGCGGTGGCGGCGACGGCGGTGGCGGCGGTAACAGCGGTAGTGAGGGGAGCGGGAGCGGCGGTGACGGCGGCAGCGCGGCCAGTCAGGTGATGTCCCTGGCGATCGGCGGGTCGCTCGTCGCCGCGTTCCTCTCGCCCATCGTCTTCGGGCTGATCCTGATGCTCCGGGATGCCGGCGGCTCTCGCTCCGACGACGCGAGCGCCGAACACGGGGAGCCGAGCCACGAGGACTAG
- a CDS encoding DUF7405 family protein: MSTDGDRSRRAVLKAAVALGGASALSACLDRTDDDPVPTGDPASKPPRQHAWREYVRHDDHGNTQLPSHQILLYLDFDVEGPPTDEDQEALAASLTALDRAYAWRHEGLLHSLAYSPAYFDRFDASLPEGIDLPEPTALSPFESPTFDRQDAVLHLASDRADVVLTADRALRGERETANGVSVPPLTEVATVASRRTGFVGAGLPAANQDAAGIPDSEPVPEASPLFMGFEAGFRGNQATEDYVTIESGPFAGGTTKVIANLRQRLDDWYDEQSEAERVMEMFSPGHAENGLVEGVGDNLGSSSGIDQFVDGIVDDAREHGRVGHAQKAARANRDTDGNVRLLRRHFESTDDIGSDQRVASLHFPSLQRRISAFEAVRRAMNGTDLTEATPAIRQRVNNGILEYIFVRRRGNFLVPPRRHRVLPTPRPE; encoded by the coding sequence ATGTCCACTGACGGCGACCGATCGCGGCGCGCGGTTCTGAAGGCGGCCGTCGCACTCGGCGGCGCGAGCGCGCTGAGCGCCTGTCTGGACCGCACCGACGACGACCCCGTCCCCACGGGCGACCCGGCGTCCAAGCCGCCCAGACAGCACGCGTGGCGCGAGTACGTTCGCCACGACGATCACGGGAACACGCAGTTACCGTCCCACCAGATCCTTCTGTACCTCGATTTCGACGTCGAGGGGCCGCCGACGGACGAGGACCAGGAGGCGCTCGCGGCGTCGCTCACCGCCCTCGACCGCGCCTACGCGTGGCGTCACGAGGGGCTCCTCCACTCGCTCGCTTACTCCCCGGCCTACTTCGACCGGTTCGACGCGTCGCTCCCCGAGGGGATCGACCTCCCCGAGCCGACGGCCCTGTCGCCGTTCGAGTCGCCGACCTTCGACCGACAGGATGCCGTCCTCCACCTCGCCAGCGACCGGGCCGACGTCGTGCTGACGGCCGACCGCGCCCTCCGCGGGGAGCGCGAGACGGCCAACGGCGTGTCGGTGCCGCCGCTGACCGAGGTGGCGACGGTGGCGTCCCGGCGGACGGGCTTCGTCGGCGCCGGTCTCCCCGCGGCCAACCAGGACGCGGCGGGCATCCCCGACTCGGAACCGGTGCCCGAGGCGTCGCCGCTGTTCATGGGCTTCGAGGCGGGGTTCCGCGGCAACCAGGCGACGGAGGACTACGTGACTATCGAGTCGGGGCCTTTCGCCGGCGGGACGACCAAAGTGATCGCCAACCTCCGCCAGCGACTCGACGACTGGTACGACGAGCAGTCCGAAGCGGAGCGGGTGATGGAGATGTTCAGCCCGGGGCACGCCGAGAACGGCCTCGTCGAGGGCGTCGGCGACAACCTCGGGTCGTCGAGCGGGATCGACCAGTTCGTCGACGGCATCGTCGACGACGCACGGGAGCACGGCCGGGTCGGCCACGCCCAGAAGGCCGCGCGGGCCAACCGCGACACGGACGGGAACGTCCGCCTGCTCCGCCGGCATTTCGAGTCGACCGACGACATCGGGTCGGATCAGCGGGTCGCGAGCCTGCATTTCCCGTCGCTCCAGCGGCGGATCTCGGCGTTCGAGGCCGTGCGCCGGGCGATGAACGGGACCGACCTGACGGAAGCGACGCCGGCGATCCGCCAGCGGGTCAACAACGGCATCCTGGAGTACATCTTCGTGCGTCGCCGGGGGAACTTCCTCGTCCCGCCACGTCGACACCGTGTCCTGCCGACGCCGCGGCCGGAGTGA
- a CDS encoding iron transporter yields MKRRELLRTGAALSGALTLAGCSRLMETRAAGVPPVPEDRPDGVYLPSHVEGMEMVGTASSGDYVVGLMYSYPHRFWNVNGENVSLTEIDTDDAVHLMASVWDADTEAILPDTGLSAEIYRNGSLVSQEAIYPMLSQPMGFHYGANFGLDGEGTYAVRLSVGAVSTRRTGAFEGRFADPATVEIPFEYSEAAKEEIEFRTLDDRAGTPGAVDPMGMEGLPDSFAPPESALPGRVLGAATSDDARLVVTALDGPPTGIDAEGTYLAVSARTRYNRMVIPAMGLSGRLERDGEAVYDGEFARTLDPDLGYHYGAVVDGVESGDTLTLSTTVQPQTARHEGYETAFGGVTGGMPDVTVEAP; encoded by the coding sequence ATGAAGCGCCGGGAACTGCTCCGGACGGGCGCGGCCCTGTCGGGAGCGCTGACGCTCGCGGGCTGTTCTAGGCTGATGGAGACGCGGGCGGCCGGCGTTCCCCCGGTCCCGGAGGACCGTCCCGACGGCGTCTACCTCCCCAGTCACGTCGAGGGAATGGAGATGGTCGGCACGGCGTCGAGCGGCGACTACGTGGTCGGCCTCATGTACAGCTACCCCCACCGGTTCTGGAACGTCAACGGCGAGAACGTCTCGCTGACCGAGATCGACACCGACGACGCCGTCCACCTGATGGCGAGCGTCTGGGACGCCGACACCGAGGCGATCCTCCCCGACACGGGCCTCTCGGCCGAGATCTATCGGAACGGGTCGCTCGTCTCCCAGGAGGCCATCTACCCCATGCTCTCCCAGCCGATGGGGTTTCACTACGGGGCGAACTTCGGCCTCGACGGGGAGGGGACGTACGCGGTCCGCCTGAGCGTCGGTGCGGTGTCGACGCGCCGAACGGGGGCGTTCGAGGGGCGGTTCGCCGACCCGGCGACCGTCGAGATCCCCTTCGAGTACAGCGAGGCGGCGAAAGAGGAGATCGAGTTCCGAACCCTCGACGACCGGGCCGGCACGCCCGGGGCGGTCGACCCCATGGGCATGGAGGGGCTCCCCGACTCCTTCGCGCCGCCGGAGTCGGCGCTGCCGGGGCGTGTCCTCGGCGCGGCGACGAGCGACGACGCCCGCCTCGTCGTGACCGCACTCGACGGCCCGCCGACGGGGATCGACGCGGAGGGGACCTACCTCGCCGTCTCGGCACGGACCCGGTACAACCGGATGGTGATCCCCGCGATGGGGCTGTCGGGACGGCTAGAGCGCGACGGCGAGGCCGTATACGACGGCGAGTTCGCGCGCACGCTCGATCCGGACCTGGGCTATCATTACGGGGCGGTCGTCGACGGCGTCGAGTCGGGGGACACGCTCACCCTCTCGACGACCGTCCAACCACAGACGGCGCGCCACGAGGGCTACGAAACGGCCTTCGGCGGAGTCACGGGCGGGATGCCCGACGTGACGGTCGAGGCACCCTGA
- the artA gene encoding archaeosortase A: MAGPVTDVLAWAVVGLFLVGALLRWQDRDGGRAVTVAAWAVFAAFWAALVPHFAFEQKSFVEGFLSLVAVPASLYVGWLLYDGRDSLFVLSKAIAVMGVVYLPFETIPALTVGGLALPSPRYILISHTTAQTERAMELLGYTPTLVEGDQGYLNTFKFVTEGGHVILFSIILACTGLGSIAIFVGLIGAVEAPLRRKLRALAVAVPIIYVLNIARTTFIAVMFGEQYMQWFVDEVLFLFGGTDPYKVSFYISDRVISQVLAVFALIGVTFLVVRELPELLTIVEDVLYVVTREEYDLREALDLPEPDEIGPGAD; the protein is encoded by the coding sequence ATGGCAGGCCCCGTCACCGACGTACTCGCCTGGGCCGTCGTCGGCCTCTTTCTCGTCGGTGCCCTCCTCCGGTGGCAGGACCGCGACGGCGGTCGGGCGGTGACCGTCGCCGCGTGGGCCGTCTTCGCCGCCTTCTGGGCCGCGCTCGTGCCCCACTTCGCGTTCGAACAGAAGAGTTTCGTCGAGGGCTTCCTCTCGCTCGTCGCCGTCCCCGCGTCGCTGTACGTGGGCTGGCTCCTCTACGACGGCCGGGACTCCCTCTTCGTCCTCTCGAAGGCCATCGCCGTCATGGGCGTCGTCTACCTCCCCTTCGAGACGATTCCGGCGCTCACGGTCGGCGGCCTCGCGCTCCCGTCGCCTCGCTATATCCTCATCTCACATACGACCGCCCAGACAGAACGGGCGATGGAACTGTTGGGCTACACGCCGACGCTCGTCGAGGGCGACCAGGGGTATCTCAACACGTTCAAGTTCGTCACCGAGGGCGGACACGTCATCCTGTTCTCGATCATTCTCGCCTGTACGGGGCTGGGCAGCATCGCCATCTTCGTCGGCCTCATCGGCGCCGTCGAGGCACCGCTGCGTCGAAAACTCCGGGCCCTCGCCGTCGCCGTGCCGATCATCTACGTCCTCAACATCGCGCGCACGACGTTCATCGCCGTGATGTTCGGCGAGCAGTACATGCAGTGGTTCGTCGACGAGGTGCTGTTCCTGTTCGGCGGCACCGACCCCTACAAGGTCTCGTTTTACATCTCGGATCGCGTCATCAGTCAGGTGCTCGCGGTGTTCGCCCTGATCGGCGTCACGTTCCTCGTGGTGCGTGAACTCCCCGAACTCCTGACAATCGTCGAGGACGTCCTCTATGTCGTCACCCGCGAGGAGTACGACCTCCGGGAGGCGCTCGACCTGCCCGAACCGGACGAGATCGGACCGGGCGCCGATTAG
- a CDS encoding DUF7521 family protein — MSHIDIALMAVKTGTLLLGSLITFLSLKAYRRTGTPALRALGIGFGLVTVGALLAGVGHQFTALSLTHSVVIESGLTLVGFAVIVYSLYVE; from the coding sequence ATGAGCCACATCGACATCGCGCTCATGGCGGTCAAGACGGGGACGCTTTTGCTCGGGAGCCTCATCACCTTCCTCTCGCTCAAGGCCTACCGTCGGACTGGCACACCCGCGCTCCGGGCGCTCGGCATCGGGTTCGGTCTCGTCACCGTCGGCGCGCTCCTCGCCGGCGTCGGCCACCAGTTCACCGCGCTCTCGCTCACGCACTCGGTCGTCATCGAGAGCGGACTCACCCTCGTCGGCTTCGCGGTCATCGTCTACTCGCTGTACGTGGAGTGA
- a CDS encoding winged helix-turn-helix transcriptional regulator, which produces MTTQRDRIRRHVAANPGVHFNRLARELDLATGQVQYHLKKLRRAGDLVAEPLYGRTHYYTPEYDAAERGAIAVLRRETARDALLSLIDRGPSPPGTVAADLGIARSTLEWHLDHLVEQGLVEKRRDERDRVTLALSRPGATARALREIEPSLPERLVDRFTRLVDGLVADE; this is translated from the coding sequence GTGACGACCCAGCGCGACCGTATCCGCCGACACGTCGCCGCCAACCCGGGCGTCCACTTCAACCGGCTCGCCCGCGAACTCGATCTGGCGACGGGGCAGGTCCAGTACCACCTCAAGAAGCTCCGCCGGGCTGGCGACCTGGTCGCGGAGCCGCTGTACGGCCGCACGCATTACTACACGCCGGAGTACGACGCGGCGGAGCGGGGGGCCATCGCCGTGTTGCGACGGGAGACGGCGCGGGACGCGTTGCTCTCCCTGATCGACCGGGGGCCGAGTCCACCGGGGACCGTCGCGGCGGACCTCGGCATCGCCCGGAGCACGCTGGAGTGGCACCTGGATCACTTAGTCGAACAGGGCCTCGTCGAGAAGCGACGCGACGAGCGCGACCGCGTGACCCTCGCCCTGTCGCGGCCGGGGGCGACCGCCCGCGCGCTCCGCGAGATCGAACCCAGCCTCCCCGAGCGACTCGTCGATCGGTTCACGCGACTCGTCGACGGACTGGTCGCCGACGAGTAG
- a CDS encoding MoaD/ThiS family protein has translation MSTTTDSEGRTDPRTTTVALHATGHVRDAMDQPHQEFTFEGHTLRDLLEKLFDEQPGLAEMLVAETEAEATTDGWAKPPENLPGTWHKNPEGEQTKPYARVLVNGKFNEVLDGFDTKIEDEDRVSLVYPFIFCC, from the coding sequence ATGAGTACGACTACCGATTCCGAGGGCCGGACGGATCCACGAACGACGACGGTGGCGCTCCACGCGACCGGACACGTCCGCGACGCGATGGACCAGCCCCACCAAGAGTTCACGTTCGAGGGGCATACCCTCCGGGACCTGCTGGAGAAACTGTTCGACGAACAGCCCGGGCTCGCGGAGATGCTCGTCGCGGAGACGGAGGCCGAGGCGACGACCGACGGGTGGGCGAAACCCCCGGAGAACCTCCCGGGCACGTGGCACAAGAATCCCGAGGGCGAACAGACGAAACCCTACGCGCGTGTGCTGGTCAACGGGAAGTTCAACGAGGTCCTCGACGGGTTCGACACGAAAATCGAGGACGAGGACCGCGTGAGCCTGGTCTACCCGTTCATCTTCTGCTGTTGA
- a CDS encoding DUF7471 family protein yields the protein MEPSLPLHAVADAGFRSPGLVAVVVVATLGAAVLLGVAFAAFVQRRSRPYLLLVAAFAALLGRSAVVGMSLLGGLSPADHHLFEHGLDVVLVALVVAAVYYARSVDREVSAS from the coding sequence ATGGAACCGTCTTTGCCTCTGCACGCCGTCGCCGACGCGGGCTTTAGGTCGCCCGGGCTGGTCGCCGTCGTCGTCGTCGCCACGCTCGGAGCAGCCGTGCTCCTCGGGGTGGCCTTCGCCGCCTTCGTGCAGCGGCGCTCCCGGCCCTACCTCCTGCTCGTCGCCGCCTTCGCCGCGCTGCTCGGTCGGTCCGCCGTCGTCGGGATGAGCCTGCTCGGGGGACTCTCACCCGCGGATCACCACCTCTTCGAACACGGCCTCGACGTGGTGCTGGTGGCGCTCGTCGTCGCGGCGGTGTACTACGCCCGGAGCGTCGACCGGGAGGTGTCGGCCTCGTGA
- the purF gene encoding amidophosphoribosyltransferase, whose product MTEKCGVVGVSLADRDAARPLYYSLYALQHRGQESAGIVTHDGFQQHSHVEMGLVGDAFGADDLDQLNGTAGIGHVRYPTSGGVNASCAQPFSVSFKSGSLGLAHNGNLVNAAEIRSDLEALGHAFTSDGDTEVIAHDLARNLLEEDLVRAVKRTMGRIHGSYALTIMHDDAVLGVRDPEGNRPLCIGKLDDGYVLASESAAIDTLDGELVRDVAPGELIVLEPDGSGFDSYQLVDRDDTAHCFFEHVYFARPDSVIDDDLVYDVRRDLGRELWAESGIDTDVVMPVPDSGRSFASGYAEAAGDDGGDVEFAEGLMKNRYVGRTFIMPTQDERERAVRLKLNPIRSTVEGKTVTIIDDSIVRGTTSTQLVDLIRDAGAEEVHVRIGAPPIVAPCYMGIDMASRDELIAADKSVDDIREIIGADSLSYLSIDAIADVLGRAKGDLCLGCVTGEYPYDIEGERTDRDVSRPAVGGESAPADD is encoded by the coding sequence ATGACCGAGAAGTGTGGCGTCGTGGGCGTTTCCCTCGCCGACCGCGACGCCGCTCGGCCCCTGTATTACTCGCTGTACGCACTCCAGCACCGGGGGCAGGAGTCGGCCGGCATAGTGACCCACGACGGGTTCCAACAACACAGTCACGTGGAGATGGGACTGGTGGGCGACGCCTTCGGCGCCGACGACCTGGACCAGTTGAACGGGACCGCCGGGATCGGTCACGTTCGGTACCCGACGTCCGGCGGCGTCAACGCCTCCTGCGCTCAGCCGTTCTCCGTCTCCTTCAAGTCCGGATCGCTCGGCCTCGCACACAACGGCAACCTCGTCAACGCCGCGGAGATCCGCTCGGACCTCGAGGCGCTCGGCCACGCCTTCACCTCCGACGGCGACACCGAGGTGATCGCCCACGACCTCGCGCGCAACCTGCTGGAGGAGGACCTCGTGCGGGCGGTCAAGCGAACCATGGGCCGCATCCACGGCTCCTACGCCCTGACGATCATGCACGACGACGCCGTCCTCGGGGTCCGCGATCCGGAGGGGAATCGCCCGCTCTGTATCGGGAAACTCGACGACGGCTACGTGTTGGCCTCGGAGTCGGCGGCCATCGACACGCTGGACGGTGAACTCGTCCGCGACGTGGCTCCCGGGGAACTGATCGTCCTCGAACCGGACGGCTCCGGATTCGACTCGTATCAACTCGTCGACCGCGACGACACGGCCCACTGCTTTTTCGAACACGTCTACTTCGCCCGCCCGGACTCGGTCATCGACGACGACCTCGTCTACGACGTGCGGCGTGACCTCGGGCGCGAACTCTGGGCGGAGAGCGGCATCGATACGGACGTGGTGATGCCGGTGCCGGACTCCGGGCGCTCCTTCGCCTCCGGCTACGCCGAGGCCGCGGGCGACGACGGCGGCGACGTGGAGTTCGCCGAGGGACTGATGAAGAACCGCTACGTCGGCCGGACGTTCATCATGCCGACACAGGACGAGCGCGAACGCGCCGTTCGGCTGAAACTCAACCCGATCCGGAGCACGGTCGAGGGCAAGACCGTCACCATCATCGACGACAGCATCGTCCGTGGCACCACCTCGACCCAGTTGGTCGACCTCATCCGCGACGCCGGGGCCGAGGAGGTCCACGTCAGGATCGGTGCCCCACCGATCGTCGCCCCCTGCTATATGGGGATCGACATGGCGAGCCGGGACGAACTCATCGCGGCGGACAAGAGCGTCGACGACATCAGGGAGATCATCGGCGCCGACAGCCTCTCCTATCTCTCCATCGACGCCATCGCCGACGTCCTGGGTCGGGCGAAAGGCGACCTCTGTCTGGGCTGTGTGACCGGGGAGTATCCGTACGACATCGAGGGCGAGCGGACCGACCGCGACGTCTCCCGGCCGGCCGTCGGTGGCGAGTCCGCGCCGGCGGACGACTGA
- a CDS encoding helix-turn-helix domain-containing protein: MPTARLAVTLPEDVWIADLSSRHPEATFRVLAALPDDDDTGVGLVEITAPDMEAVLSQLDAVSGVRVFELLHRGDDRALIQFETDEPLLLLSIRNSRTPFEPPITIVDGVADLELTASRDRLSSLADQLRTFGLEFDVRSVRTSMDPESVVTDRQRDLLETAVERGYYHTPRTCTLTELADHLDIAKSTASERLHRAEGAIIRAFVADASVVD, encoded by the coding sequence ATGCCCACGGCACGGCTCGCGGTGACACTTCCGGAGGACGTCTGGATCGCCGATCTCTCGTCGCGCCATCCCGAGGCGACCTTCCGCGTACTCGCCGCGCTCCCCGACGACGACGACACGGGCGTCGGGCTGGTCGAGATCACGGCCCCCGACATGGAGGCCGTCCTCTCGCAGCTCGATGCGGTCTCCGGCGTCCGGGTCTTCGAACTGCTCCACCGTGGGGACGACCGGGCGCTGATCCAGTTCGAGACCGACGAACCCCTCCTGTTGCTCTCGATCCGTAACTCCCGGACGCCGTTCGAGCCGCCGATCACCATCGTCGACGGCGTCGCCGACCTCGAACTCACGGCCTCGCGGGACCGACTGTCGTCGCTCGCCGACCAGCTTCGTACCTTCGGCCTCGAGTTCGACGTGCGGTCGGTCCGCACCTCGATGGACCCCGAGTCGGTCGTCACCGACCGCCAGCGCGACCTGCTCGAGACGGCGGTCGAACGCGGCTACTACCACACGCCGCGGACCTGTACGCTGACCGAGCTGGCCGATCACCTCGATATCGCCAAGTCGACCGCCAGCGAACGGCTCCACCGCGCCGAGGGCGCGATCATCCGCGCGTTCGTCGCCGACGCGAGCGTCGTCGACTAG
- the nirK gene encoding copper-containing nitrite reductase yields MFETTRRRALQALGIGGAATVAGCSAEAPRASEAETQRQQVEQTSTPTTDQVAADPTDIPGPIDRDEPTTHEVTLTAEEVTAEIEPGVTFDFMTFDGEIPGPMIRVRQGDTVDLTFESPSGNALPHNVDLHAVYGTGGGAVATTAAPGEENAMRFRADYPGAFIYHCAVPNLDMHISAGMFGMILVEPEGGLPEVDRELYFGQHEVYTDGEVGQEGKHSFDMAAMRNENPTYVLLNGEKYAWAAANRGPIEVQQGERVRVFMVDGGPNYSSNFHPIGNVWKRAYRDGGIPEDGDFEAYADKNIQTVKVPPGSCMIGEMDTPVPERIKLVDHALSRVARRGMLAEVDVVGEENEDIYDPDAHGTSHEGAQYA; encoded by the coding sequence ATGTTCGAAACCACCCGTCGACGGGCGCTCCAGGCGCTCGGTATCGGCGGCGCGGCGACAGTTGCAGGGTGCAGCGCCGAGGCTCCGAGAGCCTCTGAAGCCGAGACGCAGCGACAACAGGTCGAACAGACGTCGACGCCGACTACCGACCAGGTGGCTGCCGATCCCACCGACATCCCGGGTCCGATCGATCGGGACGAGCCGACGACGCACGAGGTTACGCTGACCGCCGAGGAGGTGACCGCCGAGATCGAACCCGGCGTCACCTTCGACTTCATGACGTTCGACGGGGAGATTCCGGGCCCGATGATCCGGGTCCGGCAGGGGGACACCGTCGACCTGACCTTCGAGAGTCCTTCGGGTAACGCGCTGCCACACAACGTTGACCTCCACGCCGTCTACGGTACCGGCGGCGGGGCGGTGGCGACCACCGCCGCACCCGGCGAGGAGAACGCCATGCGGTTCCGGGCCGACTACCCCGGCGCGTTCATCTACCACTGTGCCGTGCCGAACCTCGACATGCACATCAGTGCCGGGATGTTCGGCATGATCCTCGTCGAACCGGAGGGGGGACTCCCCGAGGTGGACCGCGAGCTCTACTTCGGCCAGCACGAGGTGTACACCGACGGCGAGGTCGGACAGGAGGGCAAGCACAGCTTCGACATGGCCGCGATGCGGAACGAGAACCCGACCTACGTCCTCCTGAACGGCGAGAAGTACGCGTGGGCGGCCGCCAACCGCGGCCCGATCGAGGTCCAGCAGGGCGAACGGGTGCGCGTGTTCATGGTCGACGGCGGCCCGAACTACTCCAGCAACTTCCACCCGATCGGCAACGTCTGGAAGCGGGCCTACCGCGACGGTGGCATCCCCGAGGACGGTGACTTCGAGGCGTACGCCGACAAGAACATCCAGACGGTGAAGGTGCCGCCCGGAAGCTGTATGATCGGCGAGATGGACACGCCCGTCCCCGAGCGGATCAAGCTCGTCGACCACGCGCTCAGTCGCGTCGCCCGCCGGGGGATGCTCGCGGAGGTCGACGTGGTCGGCGAGGAGAACGAGGACATCTACGACCCCGACGCCCACGGCACCAGCCACGAAGGGGCACAGTACGCCTGA
- a CDS encoding winged helix-turn-helix domain-containing protein, whose translation MVRDPLSGDDPPDLQSVLDALDDADCRTIIRHLDEPMTATEVSEECDIPMSTTYRKLELLTEASLLVEGTEIRPDGHHATRYEVDFEAVTIGVTEQRDLDVSIDRPSHSADERLASLWGEVRKET comes from the coding sequence ATGGTGCGCGATCCGCTGTCGGGCGACGATCCGCCCGACCTGCAGTCGGTGTTGGACGCTCTCGACGACGCCGACTGCCGGACCATCATCCGGCACCTCGACGAGCCGATGACGGCGACCGAGGTGTCGGAGGAATGTGATATCCCCATGTCTACGACCTACAGAAAACTCGAGCTACTGACCGAAGCATCGTTACTCGTCGAGGGAACGGAGATCAGACCGGACGGTCACCACGCCACGCGCTACGAGGTCGACTTCGAGGCCGTCACCATCGGGGTGACCGAGCAGCGCGACCTGGACGTGAGTATCGACCGGCCGTCTCACAGCGCCGACGAGCGCCTCGCGTCACTGTGGGGGGAGGTTCGCAAGGAAACATGA